The Aureitalea marina genome includes a window with the following:
- a CDS encoding fumarylacetoacetate hydrolase family protein has translation MKIICIGRNYAAHIEELANERPKDPVIFLKPDTAILLKKNPFIIPEFSQDVHHEVEILVKIDRIGKHIDKKFAHKYYNQIGLGIDFTARDLQSQLKAKGLPWEKAKGFDGAAVIGEFVDKSEFQDVNDIDFRLESNGEVVQEGNTALMLWKIDELIEYISKYFTLKIGDIIFTGTPAGVGKVSTNDQLKGFIGQREMFSIKVK, from the coding sequence ATGAAGATCATTTGTATAGGCCGCAATTATGCTGCCCATATCGAAGAATTGGCCAATGAAAGGCCTAAGGACCCAGTCATTTTTTTAAAGCCTGATACGGCCATCTTACTCAAGAAGAATCCGTTTATTATCCCAGAGTTCAGCCAGGATGTCCATCATGAGGTCGAGATACTGGTTAAGATCGACCGTATTGGTAAACATATAGATAAGAAATTTGCTCATAAGTACTATAACCAGATCGGGCTGGGTATCGATTTTACCGCCAGGGACCTGCAGTCTCAATTGAAAGCCAAGGGTTTGCCCTGGGAAAAGGCCAAGGGTTTTGATGGGGCTGCCGTGATTGGTGAGTTTGTGGATAAGTCCGAATTCCAGGATGTGAACGATATTGATTTTCGCTTGGAAAGCAATGGAGAAGTTGTTCAAGAGGGTAACACAGCCCTTATGCTTTGGAAGATCGATGAGTTGATCGAATATATTTCCAAATATTTTACATTGAAGATCGGAGACATTATCTTTACCGGCACCCCCGCAGGCGTCGGAAAAGTCTCGACAAATGACCAGTTAAAGGGTTTTATCGGGCAGCGGGAGATGTTTTCCATCAAAGTGAAGTAA